A genomic window from Microbacterium sp. ET2 includes:
- a CDS encoding carbohydrate ABC transporter permease, whose protein sequence is MSTVTATRTLTTDSPRPRRAPRKMFANPVAGGLRIVLFLMYAVPLLWIVLTSLKSPSDVIGSQSSLLFRPTIDAYVTALSNAGLFTAMQQSFVIAAGTTLLTLAIAIPAGYGLARVNSAVTTVILGALIVFQMLPQTANVIPLFQIFGQWGLLDTNFGLIIADTALLTPFAVLLMRPFFRAVPVALEEAAMLDGASSIRVFRSVMLPLARNGIATTGTLVFLLAWGEFLYAVNFFLSPVNYPLSALLAAQVSAFGINWPGLMALAVITSVPILILFFFTYRLLREGLTLGAVK, encoded by the coding sequence GCGCCTCGGAAGATGTTCGCGAACCCGGTCGCGGGTGGGCTGCGGATCGTCCTCTTCCTCATGTACGCCGTTCCGCTGCTGTGGATCGTCCTCACCTCGCTGAAGTCCCCATCGGATGTCATCGGCTCGCAGTCGTCCCTGCTGTTCCGGCCCACCATCGACGCCTATGTCACGGCGCTGTCGAACGCCGGCCTCTTCACTGCGATGCAGCAGTCGTTCGTCATCGCCGCAGGAACGACCCTGCTCACACTGGCCATCGCCATCCCGGCCGGTTACGGGCTCGCCCGCGTCAACTCGGCGGTGACGACGGTCATCCTCGGCGCACTCATCGTCTTCCAGATGCTGCCCCAGACCGCCAACGTCATTCCGCTGTTCCAGATCTTCGGACAGTGGGGGCTGCTCGACACCAACTTCGGCCTCATCATCGCCGACACCGCGCTCCTCACCCCCTTCGCCGTCCTGCTGATGCGGCCGTTCTTCCGCGCCGTGCCGGTCGCGCTCGAGGAGGCGGCGATGCTCGACGGCGCCTCGAGCATCCGGGTGTTCCGCTCGGTCATGCTGCCGCTCGCGCGCAACGGCATCGCCACGACCGGGACGCTTGTCTTCCTGCTGGCGTGGGGTGAGTTCCTCTACGCCGTGAACTTCTTCCTCAGCCCCGTCAACTATCCGCTGAGCGCGCTGCTCGCGGCTCAAGTGTCGGCGTTCGGCATCAACTGGCCGGGCCTCATGGCGCTCGCCGTCATCACGTCGGTGCCCATCCTCATCCTCTTCTTCTTCACTTACCGGCTCCTGCGCGAGGGACTCACCCTCGGCGCAGTCAAGTAA